A section of the Leptospira kobayashii genome encodes:
- the xerA gene encoding site-specific tyrosine recombinase/integron integrase: MVTANLEVPLPEHASPEMSEFFRSYRTYLKIEKNYSEHTLFAYLRDLKFFFEFCLKEEIDFLSIDVLDVRAYFADLKATKKLDKRTQSRKLSSLRTFYKFLFREEKIGANPILSVSFPKTKKKLPKNFNPIETEEVLEFNDAEKPTTLGKRDKAIVEILYSTGLRVFELVGAKLSDLNEELTSLKVMGKRKKERFVFIGEEARVALQEYLEERGNAKAEEIFLNQRGGKLTTRGIRYILAERRSLMGMEKPITPHKFRHTFATDLLNAGADIRAVQELLGHSSLSSTQVYLSVSQDRLKEVYRNAHPHAKK, translated from the coding sequence ATGGTCACTGCCAATCTAGAAGTCCCGCTCCCGGAACACGCCTCCCCTGAAATGTCGGAATTCTTCAGAAGTTACCGAACTTACCTAAAGATAGAAAAAAATTACTCCGAACACACGTTATTTGCTTATCTCAGGGATTTGAAATTCTTTTTCGAATTTTGTTTGAAAGAGGAAATCGACTTTCTTTCCATCGATGTTTTGGATGTTCGTGCTTATTTTGCCGACTTAAAGGCGACAAAGAAACTAGATAAAAGAACGCAAAGCCGTAAACTTTCTTCCTTGCGCACTTTTTATAAATTTCTATTCCGCGAAGAAAAGATCGGGGCCAATCCCATACTCTCCGTTAGTTTCCCGAAAACAAAAAAGAAACTTCCTAAAAATTTCAACCCGATCGAAACCGAAGAGGTTCTGGAATTCAATGATGCCGAAAAACCCACAACTCTGGGAAAAAGAGACAAAGCGATCGTCGAAATTCTTTATTCCACAGGGCTACGGGTGTTCGAACTCGTAGGTGCCAAGTTAAGCGATCTCAACGAGGAGTTAACAAGCCTTAAAGTGATGGGAAAGCGTAAAAAAGAAAGATTCGTATTTATCGGAGAGGAGGCGCGTGTGGCTCTGCAAGAGTATTTGGAAGAAAGAGGAAATGCGAAAGCGGAAGAAATTTTTCTCAACCAAAGAGGCGGCAAACTTACCACCCGGGGAATCCGATACATTCTGGCAGAGAGAAGATCTCTTATGGGAATGGAAAAACCGATCACTCCTCACAAATTCAGACATACATTCGCAACTGATCTTTTGAACGCAGGCGCCGATATTCGTGCCGTTCAGGAACTACTCGGTCATTCTTCCCTGTCTTCCACACAAGTTTATTTAAGCGTTTCCCAGGATCGCCTAAAGGAAGTTTATCGGAACGCCCACCCGCACGCAAAGAAGTAA